The following DNA comes from Actinomycetota bacterium.
TCGTGGCGCCGGCCAACATCAATGCGGCGGGCAACGCCGCCGTAGTGCCGGTGATCCCGAAGGGTGCGCCGCAGGACCGCTCGACCGAGCAGCTCGTCCATCGGCTCCGATCGGAGATCAAGCAGCGGGGCCTGGCGGTGCACGTCGGGAGCGTCACCGCCATTGCGATCGACGCAAGCGACCACGTTGGTAGGCGTCTGCCGGTCATGGTCGCGGCCGTGATCGTGCTGTCGTTCCTCCTGCTGCTGACCGTGTTCCGCTCGGTGCTGGTCGCGGTCAAGGCCGGCATCATGAACCTGTTGTCGATCGGCGCCGCCTACGGGGTGATCGTCGCCATCTTCCAATGGGGCTGGTTGCGCACCGTGGTCGGGATCGGCCGGCCGGGCCCGATCGAGTTCTGGGTGCCGATGATGCTGTTCACCGTTCTGTTCGGCCTGTCGATGGACTACGAGGTGTTCCTGCTCTCGCGGGTGCGGGAGGAGTACCTCGTCAGCGGCGACAACGCCACCGCGGTGGCCGACGGACTGGCCTCGACCGCTCGGGTGATCACCGCGGCGGCCGCCATCATGATCGCGGTCTTCGTGTCGTTCGTCCTCGGGGATCTGCGGGTGCTCAAGCTGCTGGGGCTCGGGCTGGCCACCGCCATCTTCATCGACGCGACCATCGTCCGCATGGTGCTCGTGCCCGCGACGATGGAACTGCTGGGGAACGCCAACTGGTGGCTGCCCAAGTGGCTCGATCGACTCGTCCCCCGCATCAGCGTGGAAGCGCCCCCCGACGTCGCGGCTGCCGCGCCCGCCGCGGCGGCCGCGGCGGAGCCCACGACGCCGGTAGCGGCCGGCCGGCGCGCAAACCGTTAGCACTGCTCGACATGACGCTTGACGAGCAGCTCGCGGCGCTGGTCGGCAAGCCGCTCGGGGCGGGCGGACCTTCGGTCGCACCGGATCCGGTGAACCAGCCGATGATCCGTCATTGGGCCGCCGCGTTCGAGGATCACAACCCGGTGTATGTCGATCCGCAGTACGCGGCGGACACCCGGTTCGGTGGGATCGTGGCGCCGCCGCTGATGTTGCAGACATGGGCCATGGCGACACCGACGATCACGGGCATCGCGGAGCGTGGGGGGTCTCCGGTGGAGCGCGGGGGTGCGTTCGTGCTCACGGTCCTGGACGAGGCCGGTCTCGTCGGCACGCTCGCGACGAACTCCGAGTTCGAGATCGAGCGCTATCTGCGGCTCGGCGAGATCGTGTCGGCGGAGACGGTGCTGGAGTCGGTCTCACCGGAGAAGCAGACCCGGCTCGGGCCTGGGCGGTTCGTGACGTGGGTGACGAACTACACCGTCGGAAACGGCGAGGTCGTCGGTCGCCAGCGCTTTCGGATTCTGAAGTTCAGGCCACGAGGACGGCGAACCGATGAGTAGCCGCCACATCCAAACGCTCGACTGGAACACGATCTCGGTCGGCGACGTGCTCCCGGCGCTCATGATCGACATGAGCGCGACGCGGATCGTGGCCGGCGCGATCGCGTCGCGCGACTTCATGCCGGTGCATCACGACCGCGCCTACGCCAACGAGCAGGGCGCGCCCGACATCTTCATGAACATCCTCTCCGATACCGGTTGGTGCAGTCGGTTCCTGACCGATTGGGCCGGACCCGAAGCGATGGTGAAGCGTCTCGCGATCCGCCTCGGCGTGCCGGTGTTTCCGGGACACGTCCTCACCTACAACGGTTCGGTGACCGATGTGTCACGCAATGGCGACGACGGGCTCGTCGAGGTCGAGTTCAGCGCGGTGAACGAGCTCGGCGAACACGTCGGCGGCACCGCAACGGTGAGCCTGCCGATCCTCTCGCGCCGCGCGCCGACGGTGTGATGAACTCAGACGCATGAATCCCGAGGCGCGCCCGTTGCGATGCGCGGTGATCGGCGCAGGGATGGCCGGCATCCTCAGCGCGATCAAGCTGACCGAGGCCGGGATCACGGACTTCACGGTGTACGAGAAGGCCGACCGCGTCGGCGGCACGTGGCGCGAGAACACATACCCCGGCCTTTCGTGCGACGTGCCGTCTCACTTGTACTCGTACTCGTTCGCCCTCACGTCGGAGTGGAGTCGCCGGTTCGCCCCCGGTCCGGAGATCCAGGCGTACTTCGAGCGGGTCGCCGAGGAGCACGGCGTCCTGCAACGAGCTCGGTTCGGTGACGCGGTCACCCGATGCGAGTTCTCTGATGGCAAGTGGCATCTCACGACGG
Coding sequences within:
- a CDS encoding acyl dehydratase, which codes for MSSRHIQTLDWNTISVGDVLPALMIDMSATRIVAGAIASRDFMPVHHDRAYANEQGAPDIFMNILSDTGWCSRFLTDWAGPEAMVKRLAIRLGVPVFPGHVLTYNGSVTDVSRNGDDGLVEVEFSAVNELGEHVGGTATVSLPILSRRAPTV
- a CDS encoding MaoC family dehydratase, producing the protein MTLDEQLAALVGKPLGAGGPSVAPDPVNQPMIRHWAAAFEDHNPVYVDPQYAADTRFGGIVAPPLMLQTWAMATPTITGIAERGGSPVERGGAFVLTVLDEAGLVGTLATNSEFEIERYLRLGEIVSAETVLESVSPEKQTRLGPGRFVTWVTNYTVGNGEVVGRQRFRILKFRPRGRRTDE